The Neofelis nebulosa isolate mNeoNeb1 chromosome X, mNeoNeb1.pri, whole genome shotgun sequence genome has a segment encoding these proteins:
- the NDUFB11 gene encoding NADH dehydrogenase [ubiquinone] 1 beta subcomplex subunit 11, mitochondrial, with translation MAAGLLGLCARRLSAVAATRGLPAARVRWESSSSRAVIAPSAVAGKRAPAPTVRWQEDPEPEDENLYEKNPDSHGYDRDPVTDVWNMRVVFFFGFSVVLVLGSTFIAYLPDYRMQEWARREAERLVKYREANGLPIMESNCFDPSKIQLPEDED, from the exons ATGGCGGCCGGGCTGTTAGGTTTGTGCGCTCGCCGCCTTTCGGCAGTAGCGGCGACGCGAGGGCTCCCGGCCGCCCGTGTTCGCTGGGAATCCAGCTCGTCCAGGGCTGTGATCGCCCCGTCGGCTGTGGCAGGAAAGCGGGCGCCGGCACCGACTGTACGCTGGCAGGAGGACCCAGAGCCGGAGGACGAAAACCTCTATGagaag AACCCAGACTCCCACGGTTATGACAGAGACCCTGTTACGGACGTCTGGAACATGCGGGTCGtctttttctttggcttctcCGTTGTCTTGGTCCTCGGCAGCACCTTTATAGCTTATCTGCCTGATTACAG AATGCAGGAGTGGGCCCGCCGGGAAGCTGAGAGGCTTGTTAAGTACCGAGAGGCCAATGGCCTCCCCATCATGGAATCCAACTGCTTTGACCCCAGCAAGATCCAGCTTCCGGAGGATGAGGACTGA